A window of the Alnus glutinosa chromosome 4, dhAlnGlut1.1, whole genome shotgun sequence genome harbors these coding sequences:
- the LOC133867090 gene encoding RING-H2 finger protein ATL11-like: MSSLSRLVKFNHGVAWLVKLLILSQMSTHATAQNGPGLQSQGPFAGIGMFDKRIVYVMIVLVSVLFVIAVLSVYMRTCTDRRIRGRVDLAIAIGGSSRRSRMARGLDAATIRTFPTFVYSTVKGLKIGKGSLECAVCLNEFEDDETLRLLPKCSHVFHTDCIDAWLVSHTTCPVCRANLVPIPGEIQSTAILILDPDNDSGQPDNRSDTDGTQARVDDNQSRDIESPSVNLVNHGPRPNQSRPVRSRSTGFGLTGIFPRSHSTGHSLVQPGQNHERFTLRLPDEVRSRLMNSSLNRSNSCVAFPRVRSSRRGYRSASGGSGRGRNYLFARSDRWRLSFTPTFISRTGSVHSPKLEMDNVVGERSSDPLRSPA, translated from the coding sequence ATGAGTTCCCTTTCCAGACTCGTGAAATTCAATCATGGGGTCGCTTGGCTCGTCAAGCTGCTTATTCTCTCTCAGATGTCAACGCACGCCACCGCCCAGAACGGACCGGGACTGCAGTCACAAGGGCCATTCGCCGGCATCGGTATGTTCGACAAACGTATTGTCTACGTCATGATCGTCCTCGTCAGCGTCTTGTTCGTCATCGCCGTTCTCTCTGTGTACATGCGGACCTGCACCGACCGGCGCATCCGTGGCCGCGTCGACCTCGCCATCGCTATCGGCGGAAGCAGCCGACGCTCCCGCATGGCGCGTGGCCTCGACGCGGCCACCATCAGGACATTCCCAACCTTCGTGTACTCCACCGTCAAGGGGCTCAAGATCGGTAAGGGCTCGCTCGAGTGCGCCGTGTGCTTGAACGAGTTCGAAGACGACGAAACGCTGCGTTTGCTCCCCAAGTGCAGCCACGTTTTCCACACCGATTGCATCGACGCCTGGTTGGTCTCTCACACCACGTGCCCGGTTTGTCGGGCCAACCTGGTCCCCATTCCCGGAGAGATCCAATCCACCGCCATACTAATTCTCGACCCGGATAATGACTCTGGTCAACCCGATAACAGATCCGATACCGATGGCACCCAAGCTCGGGTTGATGATAATCAGAGCCGAGACATAGAATCTCCTAGCGTGAACTTGGTGAATCATGGTCCAAGGCCCAATCAGAGCCGTCCGGTAAGGTCTCGGTCAACGGGGTTTGGACTCACCGGGATATTCCCGCGGTCACACTCAACGGGTCACTCGCTGGTTCAACCGGGCCAGAACCACGAGAGGTTTACGCTAAGGTTACCGGACGAGGTACGGAGTCGGCTTATGAACTCGAGCTTGAACCGATCGAACAGTTGCGTGGCATTTCCTCGAGTGAGGAGTTCGAGGAGGGGTTACAGGAGTGCCAGTGGGGGCAGTGGGCGTGGAAGGAACTATCTGTTCGCTCGGTCGGACCGGTGGCGACTTTCCTTTACGCCGACTTTCATCTCGCGGACCGGTTCGGTCCATTCACCGAAGCTGGAAATGGACAACGTCGTGGGGGAACGCTCGTCTGATCCGCTCCGGAGTCCGGCCTGA